Proteins encoded within one genomic window of Candidatus Zymogenus saltonus:
- a CDS encoding FecR domain-containing protein, giving the protein MGNHKNYGRIILKLLTPLIIFSALIQFLPDPVIAVDMKPAKSRVKGISRPEAGEVTIERDGNREILYRCERVKENESIRVGKGGWVELRFLNKGDRIRMESHSGIAIEKMVRGDKEKAVNALLILNHGSLRARLDKGFDSTFTVRTGNAEVTVEKGDCIIRYDDSSRRSLIVVKALYDGGSVLVNTTDKSSKDAVGVPEGKKIEIIGEVEGFEVKDAGIELALFGKTMKFVDEEGYGAVKTTPKKLGIRGEKPSIDVKGEAESFTRKFVDNLNAESVSGIRGMVSGSYSGNIGGYGSRTALINGLKEHFDTGKRSRLTYSVGNVGKTDEAGGGIIIDARIGGNSVKFWITKEGGSYYLTHAEGGWFYE; this is encoded by the coding sequence ATGGGAAATCACAAAAACTACGGCCGGATAATCTTAAAGCTCCTTACACCGCTGATTATTTTTAGTGCCCTGATACAGTTTTTACCCGACCCTGTTATTGCGGTAGATATGAAACCGGCAAAGTCCAGGGTAAAAGGTATCTCCAGGCCCGAGGCGGGAGAGGTAACAATCGAGAGGGACGGCAACCGGGAAATCCTATATAGGTGTGAGAGGGTCAAGGAGAACGAGTCCATTCGAGTCGGTAAAGGGGGCTGGGTGGAGCTCAGATTCCTCAATAAAGGGGATAGAATAAGGATGGAATCCCACTCCGGCATTGCTATTGAGAAAATGGTGAGGGGCGATAAGGAGAAGGCCGTCAATGCCCTGTTGATCCTCAATCACGGTTCGTTGAGGGCAAGATTGGACAAGGGTTTCGATTCGACCTTCACGGTAAGGACGGGAAACGCCGAAGTAACGGTGGAAAAGGGGGATTGCATCATTCGGTATGATGATTCATCGAGGAGGTCACTTATCGTGGTGAAGGCCCTTTATGATGGGGGCTCGGTTCTGGTAAATACCACAGATAAGTCTAGTAAGGACGCCGTCGGCGTTCCCGAGGGAAAGAAGATTGAGATAATCGGAGAGGTAGAGGGCTTCGAGGTCAAGGATGCGGGTATTGAGCTCGCCCTGTTCGGAAAAACCATGAAGTTTGTCGATGAAGAGGGTTATGGGGCGGTCAAGACAACGCCCAAGAAATTGGGAATAAGGGGAGAAAAGCCGTCCATAGATGTTAAGGGCGAGGCGGAGAGCTTCACAAGAAAGTTTGTTGATAATCTTAACGCTGAGAGCGTATCCGGCATAAGGGGGATGGTATCGGGAAGTTATTCTGGCAACATCGGTGGATATGGCAGCAGAACGGCCCTCATAAACGGCCTTAAGGAGCATTTTGACACGGGTAAAAGGTCAAGGCTGACCTATTCGGTGGGAAACGTCGGAAAAACTGATGAGGCGGGAGGGGGGATTATCATTGATGCGAGGATAGGCGGAAACAGCGTTAAGTTCTGGATCACAAAAGAGGGGGGCTCCTATTACCTCACCCACGCCGAGGGAGGGTGGTTCTACGAGTAA